gaaaagaaagagaagaaggaaaATGCTCTGTCAATTTGAAATTGCTCTTGGTTAATTATTGTTccttatgtgtgtgtgtgtatcaggcaaatataattaaattgttaCTTGAAATGCTTTTGATTAACTAGTCATAAATGAGACATTCTTGTTTTCTATTAGAATGTTGTTTGAGCTCATGTGTCTAATAGCTGGCCTTTTGCCAAGCTACTCTAAAAACTTATTCTCATCAGCCAGCATCTCATGCATGAGTAGTTTTTAATGCCAATCTGGAATGTATGAAAATGTAATTCTTGATTGCATTACCTATTAACTCTGAATATTGGTGATTTATGTTGGATCTACTTTTGGGAGAACTATGTAGCTCTGTAATGTTTCAATATCTAATTAATCCTACAATTTTGCTCACTTTTGCAGAAGTTGCGGGGATTTCAGTGCCTATTCATCATTCCATTGTAGGAGTCCTCCCCCAACCATGTTCtcatgggaataggcaagaaaATATTTACTCAAAAGTTTTTCAAATCACCTTCATGGTTTTGTATCTCATTCCCATGACATCTGGAGGCATATGGTTTGCGAATGATTAATCACAATGAGTGATGGGTCTCATTTTATAATgctaaattgatttattgaaagAGATGGTTTGCACATTAGAAATTCAGAAGTGAAAATTGTGAACAAGCTGAAAGAGCAAGTCAAATATCTGTTTCCTTTCATGAAAGCTGATTAATCCTTCAGATAGTCTTGGAGCTCAGAATCCAATAAAAAGTATTGGATAAAATCCTGTATTTGTAGCAATAAAGGATTTAGGACTGATTACACATTCACACATCCAGTTTCTTATGAAGCCTCTAAGCAATTTCTCTTAGTTGAGCTACTTAATTGCCAAAGATCTATTTCAGCCAATGAAACACAATCACATGTATTATGTGTTTCTGTTCACATGAAGTTTTATTATGTAACTTTGTCAGAAGAAACCAGGATGGGAAGTTTCGATGGTTAttagacatttttttattcatttgatttattgttcttccaattaaatttaaaagaatgcATCCTTTTGCAGAATGCTGATTGCATATGAGAATGGCCTACTTATTGTCTGGGATGCCTTTCAAGATTCTGTTGTTTGTGTTAGAGGCTATGAGGATCTCCAAGTGAAGAATAAAACAGTGGTTAATTCTCCAAATGATATGAGACATGAACTTTCTAATGATACATCAGAAAACATACCAATGGAGAAAGATATAAGCTCTCTCTGTTGGGCATCTGCAAATGGGTCAATTCTTGCTGTTGGCTACGTAGATGGGGATATTATTTTATGGAACTTATCAACTGATATATTTACCAAAGATCAGCCTGGCAATTTGCCTGATAATGCTGTTAAGCTACAGCTATCTTCAGGCAGCAGAAGACTCCCAGTTATTATGCTATATTGGTCTGAAGACAGATCTCATGATGATTGTGGGGGCCACCTCTTTATCTATGGTGGTGAAGCAATTGGATCTGACGAAGTTCTCACGGTacaatttcaattcattttagCACTTTTGTATTCTGGCATTTGCAACTCAGATGTTCTTTTGATACATAACAATATCAGCAGTAGGAACCATCTTAGTTCTACTATTTGGGGTCAGGATGCCAATGTGAATCATACTTTgctattttaagtaatttcttttgtaaaaggATCAGTCTACTAAGTgtatccatgttattttttgccTTCCTCCACTTGTAGCATAAAAGCGTCTGAAACTGTAATGGAGTTGCTAGCTCCAAAGCCCACCCCCAAAATGAACCCCAAAAAAACTATTGGATATGTAAAATACTTAAGGATGTCATGGAACAATGTTTCTCTACAATCCACTCAAGAACATGGTAATGCTGAGCCTCAAAGATCTTCGtgcttatttctttctttatagcCCAAACCATGGAAAAGATAAATATGCAACAGTATCACGACCATATGTGCTCCATCCTCAACATTCAAGAGTTAAGGCTTTAAATCCCTCTGGTAACTTTTGTAACTTCCTTtttacctatccaaaaaaaattttgtaACTTCTTTTTTCCTCCTCTCCATCTGTTTGAGTTTATCTTAAGTGAGACCTTCTCTAGACAAGCTGATGAAACACTGCAATGCCCACTTAAGATCAAGGCTTTTCTTGATTGGTTGCCTCAAAAGAGGTAAATGTTTGTGATGTTAGACAATAaagagttatttattttttgcgtCTTGTGCAAAGAAGCCAGTGAGAATGATTTTTTAGGTCCTTGTGATTCACTTGGAGATATCTCATCCttccttttaattattttatttttctttataaaatgaaattttcctGTTTTACGAAAAAACAAGTAATGAGAATTGAACCATCTATCTCATTCCATTTTCTATGACACATTCAGTTTGGAGCTTTTCAGGTTTTAGTGATCCAAAAATCTTCTTTAGTATCCTCCATTTGGGCATTTTGGAAAGAAGACAAAGAGAAAATCCTCAAAATATGGCATCCTAGCTTGATATTAGCATGCAGAGTTAAGACTTCATCAGATATCTAAGTACAGTAATATCCTCTTCTTTGATTAGGGTAGTGTAATGATAGATTTTAGGTAGGCGCAGATGGGTGTCATCTAGAGAACCTGTTTAGGTGGCTACCATTGGGAATTCATAATTAGGAACATGTGGAACTCTACTTCTATCTCTTCCTTGGGAAGTAAAAGAGTGAATGTTGGATATTAGCGGGGTCTGTTTTGTCAGATTAAACAACTCGAAAGGCCAACTTCTACTTTTGGATTATTCAATGGGACTTCATTTGTGCATAATATTCTTGTTATTTATGTGAAAATACTCACTCTTGCTGGTGGTTTAGTGAAAAATAACATGATGTAATCAATCTTCAATAATATTAGCTTTGCTTATTAAGAACATAGAAATATCAACTGTAGAACAGTGAGAAGTTTTTCTATCTGCTGTTTAATATGTAAAGCATCTTTTGCAGATCTTGAGTCTTGATTGGTCTTCtgggattgaaaatttgaagtgtGTTGGCCGTCTAGACCTTACACTTAATGGTTCTTTTGCGGATATGATTCTGTTGCCTAAGTCTGGTGTGCCAGGGAGTAGTGGCAGTACTTCATTATTTGTATTAACAAACCCTGGGCAATTGCATGTTTATGATGATGCTTGCTTGTCCGCCTTAATGTCTGAGCATGAGAAAAGATCACATGTCCCTGCAGTGCAATATCCTGTGGTTATGCCTACTGTGGAACCATACATGACTGTGGGAAAGCTCAGTTTGGTACATGGAGATGGGAAGTTAGCCAGGGCCTTTTCTGAGGTATAGCATATGCATTGTGGCACAAGCAACTCTGAATGGTtcagtattttaataaaaatcgtTCTTTTTTCTGATACCATCCATTTATTAATTTAGGTTTCCTTTGTTGAATTAGACAGCCTCAGCTTTGAAGCTTCGTGTGGGAAAAACCCTGGCTATGGGAAGTAGGAAGTGGCCTCTGACTGGTGGCCTTCCCTGCAAACTTTCCTTTGCTGCAGATAATGGGCTTGAGAGAATGTATATAGCAGGTTATCAAGATGGATCTGTTCGAATTTGGGATGCCACATACCCAGCCCTGTCACTTGTTTTTGCTTTCAAATCCGAGGTTAGTAGACTAtatcaattttgtaaaattttatttttcaaaggtGGATGGTTCACACCCTTTCACTTTGAGATATTGATTAATAACCCACTGTTTAATCTGATTGGGAGAGTAACACTtgataggatatatatatatatattatatgatgtGCAGGTGAAAGGTATCGAAGTTGCTGGTGTAGGCACATCAGTATCAGCATTGGATTTTTGCTCCCTCAACTTAAGCTTAGCCATTGGCAATGAATGTGGTCTGGTGGGAACTAATCATGTTTTTTAGCTTTCCTCTTCAAAGATAATTATTTGCATTAGTGCTCCTttctgttatttattttttttactttttcattgtGTAGATTCATCTATATCAGCTACTTGGGAGTTCAGATGACACAAATTTGCATTTTGTCACAGAAACTGAACATGAAGGTGTGATTTCATAAATGCTATTTGCCCATGTGCGGGTGCTTGCCTATTCCTTTCTTATTGTTAGATTAGGTTTTCATTGATAGATGTACTCTTTAATTGTCTCCATGTATTGCCTGAAAACTGTGGCACTAAAATGTGAGGCATCcttatacttttcttttctgttcTGTTTGATCATTCAAGAAAATTGCACAATAATTTAGGCTCAGTGTAAAGATCACACCCACCACCCCCAACCCCAacgaaaaaaaaggaaaaaaaaaacttttaagctTTTTACTTTTCAGTTTGTCTGTTCGCTACCATGAGATATTCTAGTTTCTGTTTCTCATCAATTTTCCTGTTGATTTTCCTCTTTACACTGCTTAAGTGTTCCCCAGTTCTGCAGTCATATATATGTGCTTTGCTGTGTAATTTGTTTGCAGTCCGCAACTTGCATCAAGAGAATGAACCTCAATGCACAGCTTTATTTTCCCTCCTTAATTCTCCTGTACGCCACCTACAATTTTCGATTTCTGGAGCTAGACTTGTTGTAGGATTTGAATGTGGCCAGGTGAGTGTTGTCCAAGTGATTTAAGCCAAGTGCAATGCTGATTTGTTGTGGTTGACTCATTGATTGGCAATATAAGCTAAACAAGTTtcaaatattaacatttttaacgTCCCATTTCAGGTCACTGTGCTTGACACTAATTCCTTATCAGTTTTGTTTCATACAAGCTGTATAGCTGGCTCAAGTTCTCCTCTAATTTCTCTCGCAGTAAAAACATTTTCAGATAGTCCCTACTTAATAAACAGTCCAAAGGACTCAGAACTCAAAAGTTCAAATGATACTGGAAATGGAATCATATTGTTTTTGACCAAGGATGCTCATATTGTTGTTATAGATGGGACCACTGGTAGTATGATCAGCTCTCAGTTGACACACCCAGAAGAGTCTACTGCAATTTCCATGTACATCTTTGGCAAgtatattttcaaagaaaagaaaaattaggttttgatgatactttttttttttctgagaacTGTTTGTTTTCAGAGGGCAGTACTTCCATATCCAAAGTGTCTGGTGAAAAAAATACATTGAACTCACCTCGAAATTCTGAGGCTAAAAGTGAACCTGCAAAGCCATTGGAAGTTGAGCCCCACAGCCCTATTAGAGCCAGATATTCTGAGCAGAGCTTAATGGGCTTACTTGTTTTACTTTGTTGTGAGGATGCGTTGTACTTGTACTCTTTAAAGTCTGTGATTCAGGTAAgttttatcttataattttccattaaaatattttttactatctatttttttttttttttttttgtgcattaAGTTACATTTCTACTTCAGGGGGACAATGTTTCTATTCAGAAAGTCAACCTTGTAAAACCATGTCGTTGGACTACAACCTTCAAGAAAGATGAGAAAGAGAGTGGACTGGTTTTACTATATCAGAGTGGAGATATTGAAATAAGGTGCAATGctcatttcatgtttttttatcatttagttTGCTGCAATATTATGTGGCCTGTTTTTTACGTTCAAATGGCACATATTGCTTTTTGACATGATGTAAAGTAAAATGATTTTGGTACTaaatttgtttcttcttttcctttattctgAACTGATGTTAGAGTAGTATCTGTTCACCGGTAGTTGCTGTCATCTTTGAACAGGTCTTTGCCAGAACTTGAAGTGGTGGGAGAATACTCTCTAATGTCAATTATAAGATGGAATTTCAAGGCTAACATGGACAAGGCAATCAGTTCTTCAGATAGGGGACAGATTATTCTGGTTGATATTTTCCTTGCCTTTTGAGTTGGATCAGTTACTAATCTATTTTATGacctttaatttcttttcaagtTCAATTAGAACCCACATTTTCTTGTCTGTCTTTTTTTatgcacatgaaaaaaaaacctagtgTAGCAATCAAAAATCACAGTGCATATAGTCAACCACCTACTTGAACTAAATATCCCAAGACCTTTTAACCCTGTGCACCAGTTGT
This DNA window, taken from Vitis riparia cultivar Riparia Gloire de Montpellier isolate 1030 chromosome 13, EGFV_Vit.rip_1.0, whole genome shotgun sequence, encodes the following:
- the LOC117928190 gene encoding uncharacterized protein LOC117928190 isoform X2, whose protein sequence is MLAKLFQKSILSPRHHDAERRSVTSADLDPRVVLHYGIPSTASILAVDPIQGLLAVGTLDGRIKVIGGDNIECLLISPKQLPFKNLEFLRNQGFLVSVSNENEVQVWDLECRHLASNLQWESNITAFSVIYGTQYMYVGDEHGSLFVLKYDHQEGKLLHQPYHIPANAVAEVAGISVPIHHSIVGVLPQPCSHGNRMLIAYENGLLIVWDAFQDSVVCVRGYEDLQVKNKTVVNSPNDMRHELSNDTSENIPMEKDISSLCWASANGSILAVGYVDGDIILWNLSTDIFTKDQPGNLPDNAVKLQLSSGSRRLPVIMLYWSEDRSHDDCGGHLFIYGGEAIGSDEVLTILSLDWSSGIENLKCVGRLDLTLNGSFADMILLPKSGVPGSSGSTSLFVLTNPGQLHVYDDACLSALMSEHEKRSHVPAVQYPVVMPTVEPYMTVGKLSLVHGDGKLARAFSETASALKLRVGKTLAMGSRKWPLTGGLPCKLSFAADNGLERMYIAGYQDGSVRIWDATYPALSLVFAFKSEVKGIEVAGVGTSVSALDFCSLNLSLAIGNECGLIHLYQLLGSSDDTNLHFVTETEHEVRNLHQENEPQCTALFSLLNSPVRHLQFSISGARLVVGFECGQVTVLDTNSLSVLFHTSCIAGSSSPLISLAVKTFSDSPYLINSPKDSELKSSNDTGNGIILFLTKDAHIVVIDGTTGSMISSQLTHPEESTAISMYIFEGSTSISKVSGEKNTLNSPRNSEAKSEPAKPLEVEPHSPIRARYSEQSLMGLLVLLCCEDALYLYSLKSVIQGDNVSIQKVNLVKPCRWTTTFKKDEKESGLVLLYQSGDIEIRSLPELEVVGEYSLMSIIRWNFKANMDKAISSSDRGQIILVNGCEIAFISLLASENDFRIPECLPCLHNKVLAEDADAAVGFSPNQKKKTGYNLWDFGWHY
- the LOC117928190 gene encoding uncharacterized protein LOC117928190 isoform X1, whose protein sequence is MLAKLFQKSILSPRHHDAERRSVTSADLDPRVVLHYGIPSTASILAVDPIQGLLAVGTLDGRIKVIGGDNIECLLISPKQLPFKNLEFLRNQGFLVSVSNENEVQVWDLECRHLASNLQWESNITAFSVIYGTQYMYVGDEHGSLFVLKYDHQEGKLLHQPYHIPANAVAEVAGISVPIHHSIVGVLPQPCSHGNRMLIAYENGLLIVWDAFQDSVVCVRGYEDLQVKNKTVVNSPNDMRHELSNDTSENIPMEKDISSLCWASANGSILAVGYVDGDIILWNLSTDIFTKDQPGNLPDNAVKLQLSSGSRRLPVIMLYWSEDRSHDDCGGHLFIYGGEAIGSDEVLTILSLDWSSGIENLKCVGRLDLTLNGSFADMILLPKSGVPGSSGSTSLFVLTNPGQLHVYDDACLSALMSEHEKRSHVPAVQYPVVMPTVEPYMTVGKLSLVHGDGKLARAFSETASALKLRVGKTLAMGSRKWPLTGGLPCKLSFAADNGLERMYIAGYQDGSVRIWDATYPALSLVFAFKSEVKGIEVAGVGTSVSALDFCSLNLSLAIGNECGLIHLYQLLGSSDDTNLHFVTETEHEVRNLHQENEPQCTALFSLLNSPVRHLQFSISGARLVVGFECGQVTVLDTNSLSVLFHTSCIAGSSSPLISLAVKTFSDSPYLINSPKDSELKSSNDTGNGIILFLTKDAHIVVIDGTTGSMISSQLTHPEESTAISMYIFEGSTSISKVSGEKNTLNSPRNSEAKSEPAKPLEVEPHSPIRARYSEQSLMGLLVLLCCEDALYLYSLKSVIQGDNVSIQKVNLVKPCRWTTTFKKDEKESGLVLLYQSGDIEIRSLPELEVVGEYSLMSIIRWNFKANMDKAISSSDRGQIILVNGCEIAFISLLASENDFRIPECLPCLHNKVLAEDADAAVGFSPNQKKKQDTTSGILGGIIKGFSGGKVEHNVDLTEAQKTDLSHLDSIFSRVLFSDPSTFTADSQGVVELSIDDIEIDGPLVVESSSRKSTGDKRDKETEREKLFEGSNTDVKPKTRTPAEIIAKYRSAGDASTAAAHARDRLVERQEKLERISQRSEELRSGAENFASMASELAKKMENRKWWNK
- the LOC117928190 gene encoding uncharacterized protein LOC117928190 isoform X3 — translated: MLAKLFQKSILSPRHHDAERRSVTSADLDPRVVLHYGIPSTASILAVDPIQGLLAVGTLDGRIKVIGGDNIECLLISPKQLPFKNLEFLRNQGFLVSVSNENEVQVWDLECRHLASNLQWESNITAFSVIYGTQYMYVGDEHGSLFVLKYDHQEGKLLHQPYHIPANAVAEVAGISVPIHHSIVGVLPQPCSHGNRMLIAYENGLLIVWDAFQDSVVCVRGYEDLQVKNKTVVNSPNDMRHELSNDTSENIPMEKDISSLCWASANGSILAVGYVDGDIILWNLSTDIFTKDQPGNLPDNAVKLQLSSGSRRLPVIMLYWSEDRSHDDCGGHLFIYGGEAIGSDEVLTILSLDWSSGIENLKCVGRLDLTLNGSFADMILLPKSGVPGSSGSTSLFVLTNPGQLHVYDDACLSALMSEHEKRSHVPAVQYPVVMPTVEPYMTVGKLSLVHGDGKLARAFSETASALKLRVGKTLAMGSRKWPLTGGLPCKLSFAADNGLERMYIAGYQDGSVRIWDATYPALSLVFAFKSEVKGIEVAGVGTSVSALDFCSLNLSLAIGNECGLIHLYQLLGSSDDTNLHFVTETEHEVRNLHQENEPQCTALFSLLNSPVRHLQFSISGARLVVGFECGQVTVLDTNSLSVLFHTSCIAGSSSPLISLAVKTFSDSPYLINSPKDSELKSSNDTGNGIILFLTKDAHIVVIDGTTGSMISSQLTHPEESTAISMYIFEGSTSISKVSGEKNTLNSPRNSEAKSEPAKPLEVEPHSPIRARYSEQSLMGLLVLLCCEDALYLYSLKSVIQGDNVSIQKVNLVKPCRWTTTFKKDEKESGLVLLYQSGDIEIRSLPELEVVGEYSLMSIIRWNFKANMDKAISSSDRGQIILVDIFLAF